The following coding sequences lie in one Paraburkholderia largidicola genomic window:
- a CDS encoding 2-hydroxyacid dehydrogenase, whose translation MTLLYKADPERGKLWAQHFAQKAPEIPFRLWPDIGDPAAVRYLAAWQPPEDPARTLPNLEVIFSVGAGIDQFDLSRVPPHIAVVRMIEPGIVEGMVEYVTHAVLTIHRDLFDYALQQRQRVWREMPVRAASTRRVGVLGLGMLGTAVLERLRVFGFPCAGWSRSAHRLEGVECFAGVDALDAFLARTDVLVCLLPLTDATRGLLDRRLFGMLPKGASFINVGRGPQVNQQDLLDALDSGQLQNAILDVTDPEPLPESHPFWVHPRVRVTPHIASATRPESAVDVVLENIRRRREGLTMVGEVDRRRGY comes from the coding sequence ATGACGCTTCTCTATAAGGCCGATCCCGAACGCGGCAAGCTATGGGCGCAGCACTTCGCGCAGAAGGCGCCCGAGATTCCTTTCCGGCTGTGGCCGGACATCGGCGATCCGGCGGCCGTGCGTTATCTCGCAGCGTGGCAGCCACCCGAGGACCCGGCGCGCACGCTGCCGAATCTCGAGGTGATCTTTTCGGTGGGCGCGGGCATCGATCAGTTCGATCTGTCGCGGGTGCCGCCGCATATTGCCGTTGTGCGGATGATCGAGCCGGGGATCGTCGAAGGCATGGTCGAGTATGTGACGCATGCTGTGCTGACCATTCATCGCGATCTGTTCGATTACGCTTTGCAGCAGCGACAGCGGGTCTGGCGTGAGATGCCCGTGCGGGCGGCTTCGACGCGGCGCGTCGGGGTGCTGGGGCTTGGCATGTTGGGCACTGCCGTGCTGGAGCGTTTGCGGGTGTTTGGGTTTCCTTGCGCGGGGTGGAGTCGGTCGGCGCATCGGCTCGAAGGTGTCGAGTGTTTTGCTGGGGTCGATGCGCTCGATGCGTTTCTTGCCCGGACGGATGTGCTCGTGTGCCTGCTGCCGCTGACCGATGCCACGCGTGGCCTGCTGGATAGGCGTTTGTTCGGCATGCTGCCGAAAGGGGCTTCTTTCATCAATGTCGGGCGCGGTCCGCAGGTTAATCAGCAGGATCTGCTCGATGCGCTCGATAGCGGGCAATTGCAGAATGCCATTCTCGATGTGACGGATCCGGAGCCGTTGCCGGAGTCGCATCCGTTCTGGGTGCATCCGCGGGTCAGGGTTACACCGCATATTGCTAGTGCGACTCGGCCTGAGAGTGCGGTTGATGTGGTGCTGGAGAATATTCGCCGGCGGCGTGAGGGATTGACTATGGTTGGGGAGGTTGATCGGAGGCGGGGGTATTAG
- a CDS encoding M14 family metallopeptidase, whose amino-acid sequence MNAQAYPIEVAFPDISTHERSDTGIAYVHTFDSGIDGPHVMINALTHGNEVCGAIVVDALLRAKLRPRRGKLTLAFANVDAYARFDPSKPDAGRFVDQDFNRVWTAQTLDNSALDSSELRRARAMRPVIDTVDLLLDLHSMHEKSKPLIVAGPLDKGIALSERLGTPATVICDEGHPEGRRMRDYEGFGDARSAKNALLIECGQHWEAGAVAVARDVTARFLVLSNVVDEADLPEGWTLPLPDEMLIVRVTEPVVAKSLDFRFAGDYTGLEVFPEADSVIAWSDGEAVRTPYPDCMLVMPSLRQLRAGVTVVRLGKIEKRIARTQ is encoded by the coding sequence ATGAACGCGCAGGCCTATCCGATCGAAGTCGCATTCCCCGACATCTCGACGCACGAGCGCAGCGACACGGGTATCGCGTACGTGCATACGTTCGATTCGGGCATCGACGGTCCGCACGTGATGATCAACGCCCTCACGCATGGCAACGAGGTGTGCGGCGCGATCGTCGTCGATGCGCTGCTGCGCGCGAAGCTGCGTCCACGGCGCGGCAAGCTGACGCTCGCGTTCGCGAACGTCGATGCGTATGCGCGTTTCGATCCGTCGAAGCCGGATGCAGGGCGCTTCGTCGATCAGGATTTCAATCGCGTGTGGACGGCACAAACGCTCGACAACAGCGCGCTCGATTCGAGCGAGTTGCGCCGCGCACGCGCGATGCGGCCCGTGATCGATACCGTCGATCTGCTGCTCGATCTGCATTCGATGCATGAAAAGAGCAAACCGTTGATCGTCGCCGGGCCGCTCGACAAGGGCATTGCATTGTCGGAACGGCTCGGCACGCCCGCCACGGTGATCTGCGACGAAGGCCATCCGGAAGGCCGCCGCATGCGCGATTACGAAGGTTTCGGCGACGCTCGAAGCGCGAAGAACGCGTTGCTGATCGAGTGCGGACAGCACTGGGAAGCGGGTGCCGTCGCCGTTGCGCGTGATGTGACGGCGCGTTTTCTAGTGCTCTCCAACGTGGTCGATGAAGCCGACTTGCCCGAAGGCTGGACGCTGCCGCTGCCCGACGAAATGCTGATCGTGCGCGTGACGGAACCTGTCGTGGCGAAGAGCCTCGACTTTCGCTTCGCTGGCGACTATACGGGCCTCGAGGTGTTTCCTGAAGCGGACAGCGTGATCGCCTGGTCGGACGGCGAAGCCGTGCGCACACCCTATCCCGACTGCATGCTCGTGATGCCTTCGCTCAGGCAACTGCGCGCGGGCGTGACCGTCGTGCGGCTCGGCAAGATCGAGAAGCGCATCGCGCGAACGCAATAG
- a CDS encoding GNAT family N-acetyltransferase, with product MSTPEPLSAFSALSTITFRPFTPDDIAAAHALSLEVKWPHRADDWRLVAGAGGGFVALSGDRIVGTALCWKYGEHGASLGMVIVSPDQQGRGIGRELMERLLEMLGGRTTVLHATPAGQPLYEKLGFHAIGTINQHQAADFRVPQIALKPGEQLRSLQSADTPRLIDLASRAGGLDRSALLPALLDVAQGVVLERDGSVLGFALLRPFGRGHAIGPVVVAHVADESARLAQALISHCLAANTGAFTRIDTPGDSGLTPWLEALGLKCVDTVVKMSRNGAPASDPAVVQFAIVNQALG from the coding sequence GTGTCCACGCCCGAACCGCTTTCCGCCTTTTCCGCGCTTTCCACTATTACCTTCCGGCCGTTCACGCCCGACGACATCGCCGCCGCGCACGCGCTGTCGCTCGAAGTGAAGTGGCCGCATCGCGCCGACGACTGGCGCCTGGTCGCCGGTGCCGGCGGCGGCTTTGTCGCGCTGAGCGGGGATCGCATCGTCGGCACGGCGCTGTGCTGGAAGTATGGCGAGCACGGCGCGTCGCTCGGCATGGTGATCGTGTCGCCGGACCAGCAAGGGCGAGGCATCGGACGCGAGCTGATGGAGCGTCTGCTCGAAATGCTCGGCGGGCGAACCACGGTGCTACATGCGACGCCTGCCGGCCAGCCGCTGTACGAAAAGCTCGGCTTCCACGCGATCGGCACAATCAACCAGCACCAGGCCGCTGACTTTCGCGTGCCGCAGATCGCGCTGAAACCGGGCGAACAACTGCGCTCCTTGCAATCCGCCGACACGCCGCGTCTGATCGATCTTGCTTCGCGCGCGGGCGGCCTCGATCGCAGTGCGCTGCTGCCTGCGTTGCTCGACGTTGCGCAGGGCGTTGTGCTGGAGCGGGATGGCTCTGTACTCGGCTTCGCGTTACTGCGGCCCTTCGGGCGCGGACATGCGATCGGGCCCGTCGTCGTAGCGCACGTCGCCGACGAATCGGCGCGCCTTGCGCAAGCCTTGATCTCGCATTGCCTTGCGGCGAACACAGGCGCATTCACCCGCATCGATACACCCGGCGACAGCGGGCTCACACCGTGGCTCGAAGCACTCGGCCTCAAATGCGTCGACACGGTCGTCAAGATGTCCCGCAACGGCGCACCGGCAAGCGATCCTGCCGTCGTGCAGTTCGCTATCGTCAATCAGGCACTCGGTTAA
- a CDS encoding aspartate aminotransferase family protein translates to MPNRSLIEADRKHLIHPVVSYRAHEARGVTVLDSAQGVYLRDIDGNELLDAFSGLWCVNTGYGHQSIVDAATRQLQRLPYATGYFHFGSEPAIELAAKLVELAPASLQHVYFTLGGSDAVDSALRFITHYFNATGRPSKKHIIALQRGYHGSSSIGAGLTALPAFHRNFDVPLPTQHHIPSPYAYRNDFADDAALIAASVAALEAKVEALGADNVAAFFCEPIQGSGGVIVPPVGWLKAMREACRKLDILFVADEVITGFGRTGPLFACEAEGVEPDLMTVAKGLTAGYAPMGAVLMSDAIYQGIADGGDVAAAIGHGHTYSAHPVSAAIGLEVMRLYHEGGLLANGMARAPRFAQGLDALLAHPLVGDSRHRGLLGALELVADKDTKQGFDAALKLPDRIAAAAYANGLVFRAFGDNILGFAPALCYTESEFDLLFERLEKTLDDVLAQADVRAALKGSIEFKRRAAA, encoded by the coding sequence ATGCCAAACCGATCCCTCATCGAAGCCGACCGCAAGCACCTGATCCACCCCGTCGTCAGCTACAGGGCGCACGAAGCCCGCGGCGTCACCGTGCTGGACTCCGCCCAAGGCGTCTACTTGCGCGATATCGACGGAAACGAACTGCTCGACGCGTTCTCAGGTCTCTGGTGCGTCAACACCGGCTACGGCCACCAAAGCATCGTCGACGCAGCGACACGACAACTGCAACGTCTCCCCTACGCGACAGGCTATTTCCACTTCGGCTCCGAGCCCGCCATCGAACTCGCCGCAAAGCTCGTCGAACTCGCGCCCGCGTCGCTGCAGCACGTGTACTTCACGCTCGGTGGATCGGATGCCGTCGACTCCGCGCTGCGCTTCATCACCCACTACTTCAACGCGACAGGCCGTCCGTCGAAGAAGCACATCATCGCGCTGCAACGCGGCTATCACGGCTCGTCGTCGATCGGTGCAGGCCTCACCGCGCTGCCCGCGTTCCATCGCAACTTCGATGTGCCGCTGCCCACGCAACATCACATCCCGTCGCCCTACGCATACCGCAACGATTTCGCCGACGACGCCGCCCTGATCGCCGCCTCCGTCGCCGCGCTCGAAGCGAAAGTCGAAGCCCTCGGCGCGGACAACGTCGCCGCCTTCTTCTGCGAGCCGATCCAGGGCTCGGGCGGCGTCATCGTGCCGCCTGTCGGCTGGTTGAAGGCCATGCGCGAAGCCTGCCGCAAGCTGGACATCCTGTTCGTCGCCGACGAAGTCATTACGGGATTTGGCCGCACCGGGCCACTGTTCGCCTGCGAAGCAGAAGGCGTCGAGCCGGACCTGATGACGGTCGCCAAGGGCCTTACGGCGGGCTATGCGCCGATGGGCGCAGTGCTGATGTCCGATGCCATCTATCAGGGCATCGCCGATGGCGGCGACGTCGCGGCGGCGATCGGTCACGGGCACACCTATTCGGCCCACCCCGTCAGCGCCGCGATCGGCCTCGAAGTGATGCGCCTCTATCACGAAGGTGGCCTGCTCGCGAACGGTATGGCGCGTGCGCCGCGCTTCGCGCAAGGGCTCGACGCGCTGCTCGCGCATCCCCTCGTCGGCGACTCAAGGCATCGCGGTCTGCTCGGCGCGCTCGAACTCGTCGCCGACAAGGACACGAAACAGGGCTTCGACGCGGCGCTGAAACTGCCCGACCGCATCGCCGCGGCCGCGTATGCGAACGGTCTCGTGTTCCGCGCGTTCGGCGACAACATTCTCGGCTTCGCGCCCGCGCTCTGCTACACGGAAAGCGAGTTCGACCTGCTGTTCGAGCGCCTCGAAAAGACGCTCGACGACGTGCTCGCGCAAGCCGACGTGCGCGCCGCACTGAAGGGTTCGATCGAATTTAAACGCCGCGCGGCTGCGTGA
- a CDS encoding Lrp/AsnC family transcriptional regulator gives MSTDCKLDRIDLRILSQLQKRGRITNVELADAVGLSPSPCLIRVKRLEKAGYIIGYGAQIQLEKLGDVQIVFTEVTLADHRREDFIKFVNAIRDVDEIVECHLASGGYDYLLKFITRSVSHYQSIIEGLLERDIGIEKYFSYVIIKTPFVKTHYPLETLFSQNHH, from the coding sequence ATGAGCACCGACTGCAAACTGGACCGAATCGATCTGCGCATCCTCTCGCAGTTGCAAAAGCGAGGACGCATCACGAACGTCGAACTGGCCGACGCAGTCGGGCTGTCGCCCAGCCCTTGTCTGATCCGCGTGAAGCGTCTGGAGAAGGCGGGCTACATCATCGGGTACGGCGCGCAGATCCAGCTCGAAAAGCTCGGCGATGTGCAGATCGTCTTCACCGAGGTCACGCTCGCCGACCATCGCCGCGAAGACTTCATCAAGTTCGTCAACGCCATCAGGGATGTCGACGAGATCGTCGAATGTCATCTGGCGAGCGGCGGCTACGACTATCTGCTCAAGTTCATCACGCGCAGCGTCAGTCACTATCAGAGCATCATCGAAGGGCTGCTGGAGCGCGACATCGGCATCGAAAAGTATTTCAGCTACGTGATCATCAAGACGCCGTTCGTCAAGACGCACTATCCGCTCGAAACACTCTTCTCACAGAACCATCACTGA
- a CDS encoding cupin domain-containing protein — protein MKVQQIKQSIALQGLEDWGTAGLPDTPQIQVSGVQKVIRGSETVDTGIFECTPGTYRRSVKQAEVMHFLSGRGRFTPDGEDTVHFTGGDTLFFEAHTEGTWEVEETMRKVYVIF, from the coding sequence ATGAAAGTCCAGCAGATCAAACAAAGCATTGCATTGCAGGGGCTGGAAGACTGGGGCACGGCCGGTCTTCCAGACACGCCGCAGATCCAGGTATCGGGCGTGCAGAAGGTGATTCGCGGCAGTGAGACCGTCGATACGGGCATCTTCGAATGCACGCCCGGCACGTATCGGCGCTCGGTCAAGCAGGCCGAAGTGATGCACTTCCTCAGCGGCCGCGGCCGCTTCACGCCCGATGGCGAAGACACGGTTCACTTCACGGGTGGCGACACGCTGTTCTTCGAAGCTCACACGGAAGGCACATGGGAAGTCGAAGAGACGATGCGCAAGGTCTACGTGATCTTCTGA
- a CDS encoding universal stress protein, whose protein sequence is MQNILAGYDGSPSARHAVAFAVDLAKRFDARLHVLVVARAPDWGAIELERKEMVDYELRHANEVLDDIKAKLTSSNDRAEFDLVIGQPAKEIVLYAEQHDIDHLVVGHRGHTPFDRWLIGSVARQVLAYAPCAVTIVRDPASMKKRFAKSAQHAVDEAPFV, encoded by the coding sequence ATGCAGAACATCCTGGCAGGTTATGACGGGTCGCCGTCCGCGCGGCATGCCGTCGCGTTCGCAGTCGATCTGGCGAAGCGCTTCGATGCGCGCCTGCATGTGCTCGTCGTCGCGCGCGCGCCGGACTGGGGCGCCATCGAGCTCGAAAGAAAGGAAATGGTCGACTACGAGTTGCGTCACGCGAACGAAGTGCTCGACGACATCAAGGCAAAGCTCACGTCATCGAACGATCGCGCCGAGTTCGATCTCGTGATCGGTCAGCCGGCGAAAGAGATCGTGCTCTACGCAGAGCAGCACGACATCGATCATCTCGTGGTCGGGCATCGCGGGCATACGCCGTTCGACCGCTGGCTGATCGGCTCCGTCGCGCGTCAGGTGCTGGCCTATGCGCCGTGCGCCGTGACGATCGTGCGCGATCCGGCGTCGATGAAGAAGCGCTTCGCAAAGAGCGCGCAGCATGCGGTGGACGAAGCGCCGTTCGTGTGA
- a CDS encoding ABC transporter substrate-binding protein: MTLALSIAGMAPAFAAGKITFVSQGGTYQEAQTKAILDPAAKQLGITINQDSIPDAWPQIKAQGATGKPIWDVVDTPTSNCLRGGREGLLEKLDFSKIPNAAAVPEKYRTPYSVAYEFYSTVIGYNKKNLKKVPQSWKDFWDVKNFPGTRALRNDPQTVLEAALLADGVPRDKLYPLDVDRAFRKLQQIKPDITVWWTSGGQSAQLLHDGEVDMTMIWNGRASAVKKDDPDVDFTFNDGILQNTQLCVLKNAPNLPDAIKFVNAALSPDLQANLPLYIDYGPGNPAAFKTGKITAKRASELPSSPDNASKQALMSEEWWASDAGIQAKARWLKFMQ, from the coding sequence ATGACGCTCGCGTTGAGCATCGCGGGTATGGCGCCCGCGTTCGCGGCGGGGAAAATCACGTTCGTCTCACAAGGCGGCACGTATCAGGAAGCCCAGACCAAGGCGATCCTCGATCCCGCCGCGAAGCAGCTGGGCATCACGATCAACCAGGACAGCATTCCCGACGCCTGGCCGCAGATCAAGGCACAAGGCGCGACGGGCAAGCCGATCTGGGACGTGGTCGATACGCCGACTTCGAACTGTCTGCGCGGCGGCCGCGAAGGTCTGCTGGAAAAGCTGGACTTCTCGAAGATCCCGAACGCGGCAGCTGTGCCGGAAAAATATCGCACGCCGTATTCGGTTGCGTACGAGTTCTATTCGACGGTAATCGGCTACAACAAGAAGAACCTCAAGAAGGTGCCGCAAAGCTGGAAAGACTTCTGGGACGTGAAGAACTTCCCGGGCACGCGCGCGCTGCGCAACGATCCGCAGACGGTGCTCGAAGCGGCGCTGCTGGCAGACGGCGTGCCGCGCGACAAGCTCTATCCGCTGGATGTGGATCGCGCGTTCAGGAAGCTGCAGCAGATCAAGCCCGACATTACCGTGTGGTGGACGTCGGGCGGCCAGTCGGCGCAATTGCTGCACGACGGCGAAGTGGACATGACGATGATCTGGAACGGCCGCGCCAGCGCCGTGAAGAAGGATGATCCCGATGTCGACTTCACGTTCAACGACGGCATTCTGCAGAACACGCAGTTGTGCGTGCTGAAGAATGCACCGAACCTGCCCGACGCGATCAAATTCGTCAACGCTGCGTTGTCGCCGGATTTGCAGGCCAATCTGCCGCTCTATATCGACTACGGTCCGGGCAACCCCGCGGCGTTCAAGACGGGCAAGATCACTGCGAAGCGCGCGAGCGAGTTGCCGAGTTCGCCGGATAACGCGTCGAAGCAGGCGCTGATGTCAGAAGAATGGTGGGCCTCCGATGCCGGCATTCAGGCCAAGGCGCGCTGGCTGAAGTTCATGCAATAA
- a CDS encoding LysR substrate-binding domain-containing protein produces MNKSPNLDDLRVFCTVARNASFSAAADALSVSPAYVSKRVNMLEADLGTRLFHRSTRRVAITEAGERVYAWAEKILDDVDRLVEDVSTTRRVPRGTLRISSSFGFGRHVVAPALVRLTERYPQLSVRLDLFDRIVDVAGEGFDLDIRIGDDIAPHLIAKRLAENHRVLCASPEYLKRHGTPRQLAELGTHQCLAIKERDHPFGIWRLTERGETVSVKVTGPLSTNHGEVAVQWALAARGIVLRSMWDVRALLESGALVQVLPGVTQPANVWAVYPARLASSAKVRVCVDFLADEFGRLAGPGAPQ; encoded by the coding sequence GTGAATAAATCGCCGAACCTCGACGACCTGCGCGTGTTCTGCACGGTCGCCCGCAATGCCAGCTTCAGCGCGGCGGCGGACGCGCTGTCGGTGTCGCCGGCGTATGTGAGCAAGCGGGTGAACATGCTCGAAGCGGACCTGGGCACGCGCCTCTTTCATCGCTCGACGCGCCGCGTCGCGATCACGGAAGCGGGCGAGCGCGTGTATGCGTGGGCCGAAAAGATTCTCGACGACGTCGACCGGCTGGTCGAAGACGTGTCGACCACGCGCCGCGTGCCGCGCGGCACCCTGCGCATTTCGAGCAGCTTCGGCTTTGGGCGCCATGTCGTGGCGCCGGCACTGGTGCGGCTCACCGAGCGCTATCCGCAACTGAGCGTGCGGCTCGACCTGTTCGATCGCATCGTCGATGTGGCGGGCGAGGGCTTCGATCTCGACATTCGTATTGGCGACGACATCGCGCCGCATCTGATCGCGAAACGGCTTGCGGAGAACCATCGCGTGTTGTGCGCGTCGCCGGAATACCTGAAGCGTCACGGCACGCCGCGACAGCTTGCGGAGCTTGGCACGCATCAGTGCCTTGCGATCAAGGAGCGCGACCATCCGTTCGGCATCTGGCGTCTGACGGAGCGCGGCGAGACCGTCTCCGTCAAGGTGACGGGGCCGCTGTCGACCAATCACGGCGAAGTGGCCGTGCAATGGGCGCTGGCGGCGCGCGGCATCGTATTGCGTTCGATGTGGGACGTGCGCGCGCTGCTGGAGTCGGGCGCGCTCGTGCAGGTGCTGCCCGGTGTGACGCAGCCCGCTAACGTGTGGGCCGTGTATCCGGCGCGGCTGGCGTCGTCGGCGAAGGTGCGCGTGTGCGTCGATTTCCTGGCGGACGAGTTCGGCCGCCTCGCCGGGCCGGGCGCGCCTCAGTGA
- a CDS encoding tartrate dehydrogenase: MTRNYRIAVIPGDGIGKEVMPEALRALDAVSKRYGIGLDYQHIEWASCDYYAQHGQMMPDDWKRQLEGVDAVLFGAVGWPDTVPDHISLWGSLLKFRREFDQYINLRPARLFEGVPSPLAGRKAGDIDFMIVRENTEGEYSSVGGTMFEGTEREFVMQQSIFTRKGSERVLKFAFDLAQRREKKITVATKSNGISISMPWWDARAAEMAARYPDVKWDKQHIDILCARFVLNPDRFDVVVATNLFGDILSDLGPACTGTIGIAPSANMNPDRTFPSLFEPVHGSAPDIAGKGIANPIAMIWSAAMMLDFLGNGAGKEREAHDAILAAIEAVLKEGPHTGDLGGKANTAEVGAAIAHRLA; the protein is encoded by the coding sequence ATGACCCGCAACTATCGCATCGCAGTGATTCCCGGTGACGGCATCGGCAAGGAAGTGATGCCCGAAGCGCTGCGCGCGCTCGACGCCGTCAGCAAGCGCTACGGCATCGGCCTCGACTACCAGCACATCGAATGGGCAAGCTGCGACTATTACGCGCAGCACGGCCAGATGATGCCCGACGACTGGAAGCGGCAACTCGAAGGCGTCGACGCCGTGCTGTTCGGTGCGGTCGGCTGGCCCGACACCGTGCCCGATCACATCTCGCTGTGGGGATCGCTGCTCAAGTTCCGCCGCGAGTTCGACCAGTACATCAACCTGCGTCCCGCGCGCCTGTTCGAAGGCGTGCCGTCGCCGCTGGCGGGCCGCAAGGCGGGCGATATCGACTTCATGATCGTGCGCGAGAACACCGAGGGCGAATACTCGTCGGTGGGCGGCACGATGTTCGAAGGCACCGAGCGCGAGTTCGTGATGCAGCAGTCGATCTTCACGCGCAAAGGCTCCGAGCGCGTGCTCAAGTTCGCGTTCGATCTCGCGCAGCGCCGCGAGAAGAAGATCACCGTCGCAACGAAGAGCAACGGCATCTCGATCAGCATGCCGTGGTGGGACGCGCGCGCCGCCGAGATGGCCGCGCGCTATCCGGACGTGAAGTGGGACAAGCAGCACATCGATATTCTTTGTGCACGCTTCGTGTTGAATCCGGATCGCTTCGACGTGGTGGTCGCGACCAACCTGTTCGGCGACATCCTGTCGGACCTCGGCCCGGCTTGCACGGGCACGATCGGCATTGCGCCCTCGGCGAACATGAACCCGGACCGCACGTTCCCGTCGCTGTTCGAACCCGTGCACGGCTCCGCGCCCGATATCGCGGGCAAAGGTATCGCCAATCCGATCGCGATGATCTGGTCGGCGGCGATGATGCTCGATTTCCTCGGCAACGGCGCGGGCAAGGAACGCGAAGCACACGACGCGATCCTCGCCGCGATCGAAGCCGTGCTCAAGGAAGGCCCGCATACGGGCGACCTCGGCGGCAAGGCGAATACGGCTGAAGTCGGCGCGGCGATTGCGCATCGCCTCGCCTGA
- a CDS encoding NAD-dependent succinate-semialdehyde dehydrogenase: MTKRYELSELIRSDNFIDGNWVASVKGKRFDVTNPATGEVIAQVADSDAADARAATDAAARAFPAWRDALPKDRAAVLHRWHALMVENADALGRLISLEQGKPFAEGRGEVMYGASYVAWFADEATRIYGDIIPQQQRGKRMSAVKEPVGIVAAITPWNFPLAMIARKIAPALAAGCTVVGKPAEDTPLTALALVMLAHEAGVPAGVLNLISASRENAVPAVGDWLADSRVRKITFTGSTPVGKYLARESAETLKKLSLELGGNAPFIVFDDADLDAAVAGLLASKFRNGGQTCVCPNRVYVQSGVYERFADLLATRVAALKVAPATDPAAQIGPMINARAIDKIARHVDDAVSRGARVLTGGKRLSELGTNYYAPTVLADATPDMQLSCEETFGPVVPLFRFDDEAEAIHAANDTPFGLASYFYSQDVRRIDRVARQLEAGIVGINEGALASEAAPFGGVKESGYGREGSKYGLDDYLSIKYLCQGGLE, from the coding sequence ATGACCAAGCGATACGAACTGAGCGAACTGATCCGCAGTGACAATTTCATCGACGGCAACTGGGTTGCGTCGGTCAAAGGCAAGCGCTTCGACGTGACGAATCCGGCGACGGGCGAAGTGATCGCGCAGGTCGCCGATAGCGACGCCGCCGACGCGCGTGCCGCCACCGATGCCGCCGCCCGCGCCTTCCCCGCCTGGCGCGATGCATTGCCGAAGGACCGCGCGGCCGTGTTGCATCGCTGGCATGCGCTGATGGTCGAGAACGCCGACGCGCTCGGCCGCCTGATCTCGCTCGAACAGGGCAAGCCGTTCGCCGAAGGACGCGGCGAGGTGATGTACGGCGCGTCATACGTGGCGTGGTTCGCGGACGAGGCGACGCGTATCTACGGCGACATCATTCCGCAGCAGCAGCGCGGCAAGCGCATGAGCGCGGTGAAGGAACCTGTCGGCATCGTCGCCGCGATCACGCCGTGGAATTTCCCGCTCGCGATGATCGCGCGCAAGATCGCGCCCGCGCTCGCGGCGGGCTGCACCGTCGTCGGCAAGCCTGCCGAAGACACGCCGCTCACGGCCCTCGCGCTGGTGATGCTCGCGCATGAAGCGGGCGTGCCGGCGGGCGTGCTGAACCTCATTTCGGCGTCGCGTGAAAACGCGGTGCCCGCCGTCGGCGACTGGCTCGCGGACAGCCGCGTGCGCAAGATCACGTTCACGGGTTCGACGCCCGTCGGCAAGTATCTGGCGCGTGAATCGGCGGAAACGTTGAAGAAGCTGTCGCTGGAACTGGGCGGCAACGCGCCCTTCATCGTATTCGACGACGCCGATCTCGATGCCGCCGTCGCGGGCCTGCTGGCCTCGAAATTCCGCAACGGCGGGCAGACCTGCGTGTGCCCGAACCGCGTGTACGTGCAGTCCGGCGTGTACGAGCGTTTCGCCGACCTGCTCGCGACGCGCGTTGCCGCGCTGAAGGTCGCGCCCGCCACCGACCCCGCTGCGCAGATCGGCCCGATGATCAACGCACGCGCCATCGACAAGATCGCGCGTCATGTCGACGACGCCGTAAGCCGCGGCGCACGCGTGCTGACGGGCGGCAAGCGTCTATCCGAGCTCGGCACGAACTACTACGCGCCGACCGTGCTCGCCGATGCGACGCCCGACATGCAACTGAGTTGCGAAGAAACCTTCGGCCCTGTCGTGCCGCTGTTCCGCTTCGATGACGAAGCCGAAGCGATCCACGCCGCTAACGACACCCCGTTCGGCCTCGCATCGTACTTCTACAGCCAGGATGTGCGGCGCATCGACCGCGTTGCGCGGCAGCTCGAAGCGGGCATCGTCGGCATCAACGAAGGTGCGCTCGCGAGTGAAGCCGCGCCGTTCGGCGGCGTGAAGGAATCGGGCTATGGTCGCGAAGGCTCGAAATACGGCCTCGACGATTACCTGTCGATCAAATATCTCTGCCAGGGTGGGCTCGAATGA